DNA sequence from the Candidatus Planktophila sulfonica genome:
GCTGTAGTCGCAGAGATGGAAGAAGCGGGTGTTCTAGTTTTTGCAGGTGGCCTCGTAGAAGAAATCGAAGAAGCATTTGGGTCAGATGAAAATGGAGTCATTAGCGGTCCAATCACAGCTGATGGAGAATTTCTTGGGGGAATGACCATTATCGATGTAGCTACAGATGAAGATGCAAAATTCTGGGGCTCAAAAATCGGAATCGCTTGCGGTTGGCCTCAAGAGATTCGTAAATTTAAAGGATAAGTAAATAGACTTCAGGACATGAGCGATCAACTTCCTCCATGTCCTGAATGTAAATCTGAATACTCATACGAAATGGGCGAACTACTCGTCTGCCCTGAATGTGCTCACGAGTGGAACCCGAATGACATAGAAGTCGAGACTGTTCGTGTCATCAAAGATGCTTCGGGAAATGTCCTTGTCGATGGCGATGATGTAACTATCGTGAAGGATATGAAGGTCAAAGGAAGCTCAAATACTTTGAAAGTCGGAACGAAGGTACGAGGAATTCGTCTTGTAGATGGTCCAGGAGATCACGATATCGAGGCGAAGGTTGATGGTTTTGGGCCGATGAATTTGAAATCAAGCATTGTGAGAAAGGCTTAAACGATGACTGAAGG
Encoded proteins:
- a CDS encoding zinc ribbon domain-containing protein YjdM; this encodes MSDQLPPCPECKSEYSYEMGELLVCPECAHEWNPNDIEVETVRVIKDASGNVLVDGDDVTIVKDMKVKGSSNTLKVGTKVRGIRLVDGPGDHDIEAKVDGFGPMNLKSSIVRKA
- a CDS encoding YciI family protein, which translates into the protein MARYIIYFNQQWVGDHPAEWYEPRGPLARAVVAEMEEAGVLVFAGGLVEEIEEAFGSDENGVISGPITADGEFLGGMTIIDVATDEDAKFWGSKIGIACGWPQEIRKFKG